From a single Podarcis raffonei isolate rPodRaf1 chromosome 10, rPodRaf1.pri, whole genome shotgun sequence genomic region:
- the SNRPF gene encoding small nuclear ribonucleoprotein F has protein sequence MSLPLNPKPFLNGLTGKPVMVKLKWGMEYKGYLVSVDGYMNMQLANTEEYIDGALSGHLGEVLIRCNNVLYIRGVEEEEEDGEMRE, from the exons ATG AGTCTGCCTCTCAATCCCAAGCCCTTCCTAAACGGGCTGACTGGGAAGCCAGTGATGGTGAAGCTGAAGTGGGGGATGGAATACAAAGGCTACCTCGTCTCCGTGGATGGCTACATGAACATGCAG cttgcaAATACAGAAGAATATATTGATGGTGCATTATCTGGACACCTTGGTGAAGTTCTGATAAG GTGCAATAATGTCCTTTATATAAGgggtgtggaagaagaagaagaagatggagaaatgagagaataa